Proteins encoded by one window of Halomonas sp. Bachu 37:
- the hflC gene encoding protease modulator HflC produces MINNRSLLIVGGLAAAAWLASNTLYVVDETERAVKLRFGEVIEENIQPGLHFKVPITQTIRKFDTRVLTLDTDTSRYLTLEQKAVIVDSYVKWQVVNPTRYYEATSGDEMMAIRLIQPRVDESLRNEFGRLNLQQIIAERRDDLMTGPTNELDELMREELGVSILDIRIKRIDLPDDVSAAVFERMRSEREREAREWRAQGQEEAERIRANADRRRQVLLAQANERSETLRGEGDAQAAAIFSQAYQQDQEFFAFWRSLNAYRNSFAGDDNLLVLEPDSDFFRYLRSAVPSSADDE; encoded by the coding sequence ATGATCAATAATCGTTCCCTGCTGATCGTGGGTGGTCTGGCGGCAGCCGCCTGGCTTGCCAGTAATACCTTGTATGTCGTCGATGAGACCGAGCGCGCAGTCAAGCTGCGCTTTGGTGAAGTCATCGAGGAAAATATCCAGCCAGGCCTGCATTTCAAGGTGCCAATCACCCAGACTATCCGTAAATTCGATACTCGGGTGCTGACGCTGGATACCGATACCAGCCGTTATCTGACGCTGGAACAGAAGGCGGTCATCGTCGACTCCTACGTAAAGTGGCAGGTAGTCAATCCGACTCGCTACTACGAGGCAACCTCCGGTGACGAGATGATGGCAATTCGCCTGATTCAGCCCCGTGTGGACGAGAGCTTGCGTAACGAGTTCGGCCGGCTGAACCTGCAGCAGATCATCGCCGAACGGCGCGACGATCTCATGACCGGGCCCACGAACGAGCTCGACGAGTTGATGCGTGAGGAACTGGGGGTATCGATCCTTGATATTCGTATCAAGCGTATCGATCTGCCGGATGACGTCTCCGCCGCGGTCTTCGAACGGATGCGTTCTGAACGCGAGCGTGAAGCACGGGAATGGCGGGCTCAGGGGCAGGAAGAGGCCGAGCGGATTCGGGCCAATGCGGATCGTCGGCGCCAGGTCCTGCTGGCCCAGGCTAACGAGCGTTCGGAAACGCTTCGCGGTGAAGGGGACGCCCAAGCCGCGGCCATCTTCTCCCAGGCTTATCAACAGGACCAGGAATTCTTCGCTTTCTGGCGCAGCTTGAATGCCTACCGCAACAGCTTTGCCGGTGACGACAATCTGCTGGTGCTGGAGCCGGATAGTGACTTCTTCCGCTACCTGAGAAGCGCAGTTCCATCGTCCGCAGACGACGAGTGA
- the hflX gene encoding ribosome rescue GTPase HflX, producing MFFERPEAGETAVLVHVDFHDEQAREDPGEFLELVRSAGAIPATLLTASRQRPDSRSFVGSGKLEELRTCLEAHQAELVIFNHGLSPSQQRNLERELKCRVLDRTGLILDIFAQRARTHEGKLQVELAQLEYMSTRLVRGWTHLERQKGGIGLRGPGETQLETDRRLLRGRIKSIHKRLDKVRSQREQNRRARSRAEISSVSLVGYTNAGKSTLFNALTQAHVYAADQLFATLDPTLRRLEIEDVGAVVMADTVGFIRHLPHKLVEAFQATLQEAAEATLLVHVIDAADPDRELNVEQVESVLKEIGAQDVPVLRVMNKIDVLDSAPRIERDGAGVPEVVWLSAQEGRGLDLLHEALSERLAQDVIAFDLTLSPEQGKLRAGLHELGAVREEHFDEQGRPVLSVRLPRRDFNQLMAQLGERAATYLPEALREPTEW from the coding sequence TTGTTTTTTGAACGCCCCGAAGCCGGTGAAACGGCAGTGCTTGTTCACGTGGATTTTCACGATGAGCAAGCACGAGAAGATCCTGGTGAGTTTCTTGAACTCGTGCGCTCAGCGGGCGCTATCCCGGCCACGCTGCTGACCGCCAGCAGGCAGCGCCCCGACTCCCGCTCCTTTGTGGGGTCGGGCAAGCTGGAAGAGTTGCGTACCTGCCTGGAAGCTCATCAAGCGGAACTGGTGATTTTCAACCATGGTTTGAGCCCTTCGCAGCAGCGTAACCTCGAGCGCGAGCTCAAGTGTCGCGTGCTCGATCGCACCGGCTTGATCCTGGATATCTTCGCGCAACGCGCCAGAACCCATGAGGGCAAGCTGCAGGTCGAGCTTGCCCAGCTTGAATACATGTCCACCCGCCTGGTGCGCGGCTGGACCCACCTCGAACGCCAGAAAGGCGGTATCGGCTTGCGCGGCCCGGGTGAAACCCAGCTTGAAACCGACCGTCGTCTGTTGCGAGGTCGTATCAAGTCCATCCACAAGCGCCTGGACAAGGTGCGTAGCCAGCGCGAACAGAATCGCCGTGCCCGTTCCCGAGCGGAAATCTCCAGCGTTTCGCTGGTGGGTTACACCAACGCCGGCAAGTCAACGCTGTTCAATGCGCTGACCCAGGCGCACGTATATGCCGCCGATCAACTGTTCGCCACGCTGGACCCCACGCTACGGCGCCTTGAGATCGAAGATGTGGGCGCGGTAGTGATGGCGGATACGGTAGGCTTCATTCGGCACCTGCCGCATAAGCTGGTGGAAGCCTTTCAGGCGACCTTGCAGGAAGCGGCGGAAGCTACCCTGCTGGTGCATGTGATCGATGCGGCCGACCCGGATCGTGAGCTTAACGTCGAGCAGGTGGAGAGCGTGCTCAAGGAGATCGGGGCGCAAGACGTACCGGTACTCAGAGTGATGAACAAGATCGATGTGCTCGACAGCGCACCGCGTATCGAACGCGACGGCGCCGGTGTGCCGGAAGTCGTCTGGCTGTCGGCACAAGAAGGGCGCGGGCTGGATCTACTGCATGAGGCGCTTTCCGAGCGGCTAGCGCAGGATGTCATTGCCTTCGACCTGACGCTTTCGCCTGAGCAGGGTAAACTGCGGGCCGGCCTGCACGAACTGGGAGCCGTTCGCGAAGAACATTTTGACGAACAGGGTCGGCCGGTACTCAGCGTGCGGTTGCCAAGGCGCGATTTCAACCAGCTCATGGCTCAACTGGGAGAGCGCGCCGCCACATATCTGCCCGAAGCGTTGCGTGAGCCCACCGAGTGGTGA
- the cobO gene encoding cob(I)yrinic acid a,c-diamide adenosyltransferase, which produces MSERDSRHKASMQKLKQHVDDKIAAADEQRGLLLVFTGSGKGKTTAAWGTVTRALGYGYKTAVVQFIKGLWECGERNRLEADDNLEVAVMATGFTWDTQNREADTQACQAVWQEAERMLADRDTYLVVLDEITYMLKFGYLDIDVVKRALQNRPAEQTVIITGRNAHRELVAMADTVTEMQEVRHAFNNGLQARRGIDY; this is translated from the coding sequence ATGAGCGAGCGAGACAGCCGGCACAAAGCGTCCATGCAGAAACTCAAGCAGCATGTCGACGACAAAATTGCCGCGGCCGATGAACAGCGCGGCCTGTTGCTGGTATTTACCGGCAGTGGCAAGGGCAAGACGACCGCGGCCTGGGGCACCGTGACCCGCGCCCTGGGCTACGGTTACAAAACCGCGGTGGTACAGTTCATCAAGGGATTATGGGAGTGCGGCGAGCGCAACCGGCTGGAAGCGGATGACAACCTGGAAGTGGCCGTCATGGCGACTGGCTTCACCTGGGATACCCAGAACCGGGAAGCCGATACCCAGGCCTGCCAGGCGGTATGGCAGGAAGCCGAGCGCATGCTGGCCGACCGCGATACCTACCTGGTGGTACTCGACGAGATCACCTACATGCTCAAGTTCGGCTATCTGGACATCGACGTCGTCAAGCGGGCGCTGCAGAATCGTCCCGCCGAGCAGACCGTGATCATCACGGGGCGCAATGCTCATCGGGAGCTTGTGGCAATGGCCGATACGGTGACCGAAATGCAGGAAGTCCGCCACGCGTTCAACAACGGACTGCAGGCCCGCCGCGGCATCGATTACTGA
- a CDS encoding YajQ family cyclic di-GMP-binding protein — protein sequence MPSFDIVSEFDRHEAANAVDQANREVQSRFDFKGVDASFTLENDKVMLEAEVDFQLKQMLDVLRNKLIARGIDARCLDIQEPVLSGVKARQEAILKQGLDQAEAKDIVKRIKTSKLKVQAQIQGEKVRVTGKKRDDLQSVMALLRSEEGPDLPLQFDNFRD from the coding sequence ATGCCTTCATTTGATATCGTTTCTGAATTCGACCGCCATGAAGCGGCCAATGCCGTGGATCAAGCCAATCGCGAAGTCCAGTCCCGCTTTGATTTCAAGGGTGTGGATGCGAGTTTTACCCTGGAAAACGACAAGGTCATGCTCGAAGCGGAAGTGGACTTCCAGCTCAAGCAGATGCTGGATGTACTACGCAACAAGTTGATCGCCCGTGGTATCGATGCCCGCTGCCTGGACATTCAGGAACCTGTGCTCTCCGGGGTCAAGGCACGCCAGGAAGCCATACTCAAGCAAGGGCTGGACCAGGCTGAAGCCAAGGATATCGTCAAGCGTATCAAGACCTCGAAGCTCAAGGTACAGGCCCAGATCCAGGGTGAAAAAGTGCGAGTGACCGGCAAGAAGCGCGATGACCTGCAAAGCGTGATGGCCCTGTTACGCAGCGAGGAGGGACCGGATTTGCCGTTGCAGTTCGACAATTTCCGCGACTAG
- the hflK gene encoding FtsH protease activity modulator HflK: MAWNEPGGGNQHDPWSGGGRRGSNGGGNNNDEGGGNRGGNNQGPPDLDEALKKFQDKLNAMLGGGGKKGGGRKKSGGAGGGGKPRNVFALPGLLLIVALAIWAASGFYLVDQSERGVVLRFGKFQEIVSPGLQWNPPLIDDVRMVNVTRVRSLTQTQSMLTRDENIVEVEISAQYQVANPRDYVLNVRDPGLSIENALDSALRHVVGGTEMIEILTSGREILGSSVASRLQSYLDNYGTGIRLQTINIESTTAPAPVIDAFDDVIRAREDRQRTINEGMAYANAIIPAAQGQAQRVIEQGQGYRESVVAEAQGQANRFTALLGEYQNSPAVMRERMYLDAIEEVFGNTPKVLMDVSENSPLMYLPLDQLRGGGASSVTSGSGRASEEELDPSVLERLRNTQSSSGNTSNSNNSNIRREGR, from the coding sequence ATGGCCTGGAATGAGCCTGGTGGTGGCAACCAGCACGACCCATGGAGTGGTGGTGGCCGACGCGGTAGTAATGGTGGCGGCAATAACAATGATGAAGGGGGCGGTAATCGCGGAGGCAACAACCAGGGGCCGCCCGATCTGGACGAAGCGCTGAAAAAGTTCCAGGACAAGCTCAACGCCATGCTCGGTGGCGGTGGCAAGAAGGGCGGTGGCCGCAAGAAGAGCGGCGGTGCCGGAGGCGGTGGTAAGCCGCGTAACGTGTTCGCGCTGCCGGGGCTGCTGCTGATTGTCGCGCTGGCTATCTGGGCGGCTTCGGGTTTCTATCTGGTCGACCAGTCCGAGCGTGGCGTGGTGCTGCGCTTTGGCAAGTTCCAGGAAATCGTCAGTCCCGGTCTGCAGTGGAATCCACCGCTGATCGATGACGTGCGCATGGTCAATGTGACACGTGTGCGTTCGCTGACCCAGACCCAATCGATGCTGACCCGCGACGAGAACATCGTCGAGGTGGAAATTTCCGCGCAGTATCAGGTCGCCAATCCGCGTGACTACGTTCTCAACGTGCGTGATCCGGGCCTGTCGATCGAGAATGCCCTGGACTCCGCCTTGCGCCACGTGGTCGGTGGTACCGAAATGATCGAGATCCTGACCTCAGGTCGTGAAATTCTCGGCAGTTCGGTCGCGAGTCGCCTGCAGTCCTATCTGGACAACTATGGTACCGGCATCCGTCTGCAGACGATCAACATCGAGTCCACCACCGCGCCGGCTCCCGTCATCGATGCGTTCGACGACGTCATCCGGGCGCGTGAGGATCGCCAGCGTACCATCAACGAAGGGATGGCTTACGCCAACGCCATCATTCCCGCCGCACAAGGCCAGGCACAGCGCGTGATCGAGCAGGGCCAGGGTTACCGTGAATCGGTAGTGGCCGAGGCACAGGGCCAGGCCAACCGCTTTACCGCACTGTTGGGCGAGTATCAGAACTCCCCGGCCGTCATGCGTGAGCGGATGTACCTGGATGCCATCGAGGAAGTCTTCGGCAATACCCCGAAGGTACTCATGGATGTGAGCGAAAACAGTCCGCTGATGTACCTGCCGCTGGACCAGTTGCGTGGTGGCGGTGCGTCGAGTGTCACCAGTGGCAGTGGCCGCGCCAGCGAAGAGGAGTTGGACCCGAGTGTGCTTGAGCGTTTGCGTAACACTCAGTCTTCGTCAGGTAATACGAGCAACAGCAATAACAGCAATATCCGCAGGGAGGGTCGCTAA
- the pepN gene encoding aminopeptidase N has product MSAPQPVYRFDYQAPAYRVTHTELTFDLAPTATRVKARLHLERHPDREGGLPLELQGERLELKAIALDGQALDSGDYVIDDKGLTIARVPERFVLETEVEIAPSENTALEGLYQSNGIYCTQCEAQGFRRITFYPDRPDVMATFSTTIIGDQQSEPVLLCNGNPVDKGSLEDGRHFATWEDPHPKPCYLFALVAGDLKKVEDHFTTMGGREVTLQLWVEEENLDKTEHAMASLKRAMAWDEQTYGREYDLDLFMIVAVNDFNMGAMENKGLNIFNSAAVLTHPKTATDIAYQRVEGIVAHEYFHNWSGNRVTCRDWFQLSLKEGFTVFRDQCFSADITSAPVKRIQDAAFFRTAQFAEDAGPTAHPIRPDHYIEITNFYTLTIYEKGAEVVRMLHNLVGWEAFRRGSDLYFERFDGQAVTIEDFVDCMAEASGEDLSQFMRWYSQAGTPEIDAHGEYDYTHSEYHLTLRQRTPATPGQPEKQALHIPVRMGLVGTKSGRDLTMTLDGESLGKDGVIHLCEDERTFVFTDVAEAPVPSLLRSFSAPVKLHFPYSREDLAFLLAHDSDGFNRWDAGQRLALLALDDLIAAHRNGVEKVMDTRVIEAFRTLLTTSTDDKAVLAEMLMLPSEAYIAEQQPLVDVDAIHAAREFVRQSLAVALRDEFLAVYENNRSQVAYAPEPEQIAERSLKNVALSYLMAIEDEQGLAYCREQYEADHNMTDVRHALTLLVHSSDEALGASALKRFGEKWAHDPLVMDQWFTIQVTRPQADVIERVKYLMQHPAFSLRNPNRVRALVGAFASHNRVNFHRLDGEGYQLLSDVVIELNRLNPEIAAGLVTPLTRWQRFDETRQALMRAQLERIKAEPLSPNVYEVVAKALA; this is encoded by the coding sequence ATGTCCGCACCGCAGCCGGTCTATCGATTTGACTATCAAGCCCCCGCCTATCGTGTCACCCACACGGAGCTGACGTTTGACCTGGCTCCCACGGCGACTCGGGTCAAGGCCCGGCTGCACCTGGAGCGACACCCGGATCGCGAGGGCGGGTTGCCGCTTGAACTCCAGGGCGAGCGCCTTGAACTCAAAGCTATAGCCCTTGATGGCCAGGCGCTGGATTCAGGCGATTACGTCATCGACGACAAGGGACTCACTATTGCCCGGGTACCGGAGCGCTTCGTACTGGAGACGGAAGTGGAAATCGCGCCCAGCGAGAACACCGCGCTGGAAGGGTTGTACCAGTCCAATGGCATCTATTGCACCCAGTGCGAAGCGCAGGGGTTTCGGCGCATTACCTTCTATCCCGATCGCCCGGATGTCATGGCGACGTTCTCCACCACCATCATCGGCGATCAGCAGAGCGAACCGGTATTGCTTTGCAACGGCAACCCGGTGGACAAGGGGAGTCTCGAAGACGGCCGCCACTTTGCTACCTGGGAGGACCCGCATCCCAAGCCGTGCTACCTGTTCGCCCTGGTGGCGGGGGATTTGAAGAAGGTCGAGGATCATTTCACCACCATGGGGGGGCGCGAGGTCACCCTGCAGCTCTGGGTGGAAGAGGAGAACCTGGACAAGACCGAACATGCCATGGCCTCGCTGAAGCGGGCGATGGCCTGGGATGAACAGACCTACGGGCGCGAATACGACCTGGATCTGTTCATGATCGTGGCGGTCAATGATTTCAACATGGGGGCGATGGAGAACAAGGGATTGAATATCTTCAATTCCGCCGCCGTGCTGACCCACCCCAAGACGGCGACCGATATCGCCTACCAACGTGTCGAGGGGATAGTCGCCCATGAGTATTTCCATAACTGGTCGGGGAACCGTGTGACCTGCCGCGACTGGTTTCAGCTCTCCCTGAAAGAGGGCTTTACCGTCTTTCGCGACCAATGCTTTTCCGCGGACATCACCTCCGCTCCGGTCAAGCGGATTCAGGATGCGGCTTTCTTTCGTACCGCGCAGTTCGCCGAGGATGCCGGGCCCACCGCCCATCCGATCCGCCCCGACCACTACATCGAGATCACTAATTTCTATACATTGACGATCTACGAGAAAGGGGCCGAAGTCGTGCGCATGCTGCACAATCTGGTGGGTTGGGAAGCGTTCCGCCGCGGCAGCGACCTCTATTTCGAGCGTTTCGACGGGCAGGCGGTCACCATCGAGGATTTCGTCGATTGTATGGCCGAAGCCTCCGGCGAGGACCTGTCCCAGTTCATGCGCTGGTATTCTCAGGCCGGTACGCCCGAAATCGATGCCCATGGGGAGTACGACTACACCCACAGCGAATACCATCTGACCCTGCGCCAGCGGACACCGGCGACTCCCGGCCAGCCCGAAAAGCAGGCATTGCATATTCCCGTGCGCATGGGGCTGGTGGGAACCAAGTCCGGCCGTGACCTGACCATGACCCTGGATGGCGAGTCGCTGGGCAAGGATGGAGTCATCCATCTGTGCGAAGACGAGCGCACCTTCGTCTTCACTGATGTAGCCGAGGCCCCGGTGCCTTCGCTGCTGCGCAGCTTTTCCGCGCCGGTCAAGCTGCATTTCCCCTATTCCCGGGAAGACCTGGCATTCCTGCTGGCCCATGACAGCGATGGCTTCAACCGCTGGGACGCTGGCCAGCGCCTGGCCCTGCTGGCACTCGACGACCTGATCGCCGCGCATCGCAATGGCGTCGAAAAGGTCATGGATACGCGGGTCATCGAGGCGTTTCGTACCTTGCTGACCACCTCCACCGATGACAAGGCGGTACTGGCGGAAATGCTGATGCTGCCCTCGGAAGCCTACATTGCCGAACAGCAACCGCTGGTGGATGTGGATGCCATCCACGCGGCGCGTGAGTTCGTTCGCCAGTCGCTGGCCGTGGCGCTACGCGACGAGTTCCTGGCGGTATACGAGAACAATCGTTCGCAGGTGGCCTATGCGCCAGAACCGGAACAGATCGCCGAGCGTAGCCTGAAGAATGTGGCGCTCTCCTACCTTATGGCGATTGAGGACGAACAGGGCTTGGCATACTGTCGTGAGCAGTACGAGGCGGATCACAACATGACGGACGTTCGTCATGCCTTGACGCTGCTGGTGCATAGTTCTGATGAAGCGCTTGGCGCATCGGCTCTCAAGCGCTTTGGCGAAAAGTGGGCGCACGATCCGCTGGTGATGGATCAGTGGTTCACCATTCAGGTGACGCGCCCCCAGGCGGATGTCATCGAAAGGGTCAAGTATCTGATGCAGCATCCGGCATTTTCGCTCAGAAACCCCAATCGGGTTCGTGCGCTGGTTGGCGCCTTCGCCAGCCATAACCGGGTCAATTTCCACCGCCTGGATGGCGAAGGTTATCAGCTATTGTCGGATGTGGTGATCGAACTCAACCGGCTAAACCCGGAAATAGCGGCGGGTCTGGTGACGCCATTGACCCGCTGGCAGCGTTTTGACGAGACGCGCCAGGCACTGATGCGAGCACAATTGGAACGGATCAAGGCAGAACCGCTTTCACCCAATGTCTACGAGGTCGTTGCCAAGGCATTGGCCTGA
- a CDS encoding adenylosuccinate synthase, translating into MGKNVVVLGTQWGDEGKGKVVDLLTESAAAVVRFQGGHNAGHTLVIDGEKTVLHLIPSGVLRPGKTCVIGNGVVLSPEALIKEIRELESKGVPVRERLRLSPACPLILDYHVRLDQAREKARGIAKIGTTGRGIGPAYEDKVARRGLRLGDMLHRERFASKLGEVLDYHNFVLTQYHGEAAVDFQEVLDSAMQMAEELRPMVSDTVGLVHDLRKAGENILFEGAQGSLLDIDHGTYPYVTSSNTTAGGTATGSGVGPLYLDYVLGITKAYTTRVGSGPFPTELFDDHGRHLAERGHEFGATTGRARRCGWFDAVALRHAVQINSVSGICLTKLDVLDGLENIRVCVGYRSKDGDVLDTPVDSEGYEAIEPLYQDLPGWSESTLGIKQVENLPANARSYISFLEEQVGTSIDIISTGPDRNETIVLRNPFDE; encoded by the coding sequence ATGGGCAAGAATGTAGTGGTACTGGGTACCCAGTGGGGCGACGAAGGCAAGGGCAAGGTCGTTGACCTTCTGACCGAATCCGCCGCTGCCGTGGTGCGCTTCCAGGGAGGGCACAACGCCGGCCATACACTGGTCATCGACGGCGAGAAGACGGTCCTGCACTTGATTCCTTCCGGTGTGCTGCGCCCCGGCAAGACCTGCGTCATCGGCAACGGCGTAGTGCTGTCGCCGGAGGCGCTAATCAAGGAAATCCGCGAGCTCGAGAGCAAGGGCGTACCGGTGCGCGAGCGCCTGCGTCTGTCGCCGGCCTGTCCGCTGATCCTCGACTACCACGTGCGCCTCGATCAGGCCCGCGAGAAGGCTCGTGGCATCGCCAAGATCGGCACCACCGGTCGCGGCATCGGTCCGGCCTACGAGGACAAGGTCGCCCGCCGGGGACTGCGCCTGGGCGATATGCTCCATCGTGAGCGCTTTGCCTCCAAGCTGGGCGAGGTGCTGGATTACCACAACTTCGTACTGACCCAGTACCATGGCGAAGCGGCGGTGGATTTCCAGGAAGTGCTCGATAGCGCCATGCAGATGGCCGAAGAGCTGCGCCCGATGGTGTCCGATACCGTTGGCCTGGTCCATGATCTGCGCAAGGCAGGGGAGAATATTCTCTTCGAAGGCGCTCAGGGCTCGCTGCTGGATATCGACCACGGCACCTATCCCTATGTCACCAGTTCCAATACCACGGCGGGCGGCACCGCGACGGGTTCCGGCGTGGGGCCGCTCTACCTCGATTACGTGCTGGGCATCACCAAGGCCTATACCACGCGGGTAGGCTCAGGACCCTTCCCTACCGAGCTGTTCGATGATCACGGCCGTCATCTGGCGGAACGCGGGCATGAATTCGGCGCCACGACCGGGCGAGCTCGCCGCTGCGGCTGGTTTGACGCCGTTGCCCTGCGTCATGCGGTGCAGATCAATTCGGTGTCAGGCATCTGCCTGACCAAGCTGGATGTGCTCGATGGCCTGGAGAATATCCGCGTGTGTGTCGGTTACCGCAGCAAGGATGGCGATGTCCTGGATACCCCGGTGGATTCCGAGGGCTATGAAGCGATCGAACCGCTCTACCAGGACCTGCCCGGTTGGAGCGAATCCACGCTGGGCATCAAGCAGGTAGAAAACCTGCCGGCGAATGCACGCTCCTATATAAGCTTTCTGGAAGAGCAGGTGGGTACCTCCATCGATATTATCTCGACCGGCCCCGACCGCAACGAGACCATCGTCCTGCGCAATCCCTTCGACGAGTAA
- a CDS encoding ATP phosphoribosyltransferase regulatory subunit, which yields MTIADRWLLPDGMDEVLPPQASRMEELRRALLDLYHSWGYDQVMPPPIEFLDSLLTGTGTDLDLQTFKLTDQLTGRMMGASADVTPQVARMDAHSLKRQGPVRLCYCTNVLRAKADQHQGGRSPVQVGVELFGHAGLDADREIVQLALASLEAAGAGEIHLALGHIGIYRSLVEAAKLDGEQERALYAALALKSPGQLAEQVAQSVDDPVLADMFLALGELHGSDQVLVRAREAFAGAPASVLAALDQLEVLYRGVAAKFDVSLYFDLAELRGYQYHTGMVFAAYVPGYGQALAKGGRYDDTGRAFGRARPATGFSMDLKLLATLALGSVAAGAIWAPPGEDEALQEAISALRQQGERVIQALPGQRTGPAEHECNRCLELIDGRWQAVALTQETRAS from the coding sequence ATGACCATCGCTGACCGCTGGCTATTGCCCGACGGCATGGATGAGGTACTCCCACCTCAGGCAAGCCGCATGGAAGAGCTGCGCCGGGCGCTGCTCGATCTTTATCACAGTTGGGGCTATGACCAGGTCATGCCGCCACCGATCGAGTTTCTCGATTCGTTGCTGACCGGCACCGGCACCGATCTGGATCTACAGACCTTCAAGCTGACCGATCAGCTCACCGGGCGCATGATGGGTGCCAGTGCCGATGTCACCCCGCAGGTGGCGCGCATGGACGCCCATTCGCTCAAGCGTCAGGGGCCGGTACGGTTGTGCTATTGCACTAATGTGCTGCGCGCCAAGGCCGACCAGCACCAAGGCGGGCGTAGCCCCGTGCAGGTAGGTGTGGAGCTGTTCGGCCACGCCGGGCTTGATGCGGACAGAGAGATCGTTCAGCTCGCACTCGCCAGTCTCGAAGCCGCAGGAGCCGGCGAAATCCATTTGGCCCTGGGTCATATCGGCATTTATCGTAGTCTGGTCGAAGCGGCGAAGCTGGATGGCGAGCAGGAGAGGGCGCTGTACGCCGCTCTGGCTCTCAAGTCTCCCGGTCAGCTGGCGGAGCAGGTCGCCCAGAGTGTCGACGATCCCGTGTTGGCCGACATGTTCCTGGCGTTGGGGGAGCTGCATGGCAGCGATCAGGTTCTGGTTCGGGCACGGGAAGCCTTTGCCGGCGCCCCGGCCTCCGTGCTGGCGGCCCTGGATCAGCTGGAGGTGTTGTATAGAGGGGTAGCGGCTAAATTCGATGTTTCCCTCTACTTCGACCTGGCTGAATTGCGCGGCTACCAATACCATACAGGAATGGTCTTCGCCGCCTATGTACCCGGCTACGGTCAGGCCCTGGCCAAGGGCGGCCGTTACGATGATACCGGGCGGGCATTCGGGCGCGCCCGTCCCGCTACCGGCTTTTCCATGGACTTGAAATTGCTGGCGACTCTGGCGCTGGGTAGTGTGGCGGCCGGGGCAATCTGGGCGCCACCCGGGGAGGACGAGGCGCTGCAGGAGGCGATCTCGGCTCTGCGCCAGCAGGGCGAGCGAGTCATACAAGCGCTGCCTGGGCAGCGTACCGGTCCGGCGGAGCATGAGTGCAACCGCTGTCTTGAGCTTATCGACGGTCGCTGGCAGGCAGTGGCCCTGACACAAGAGACGAGAGCATCATAA
- the yegS gene encoding lipid kinase YegS produces MRYLLIVNGKAAHEPELRDAVNAARKAGMPLDVQVTWEPGDAARFAKVAPSLGFTHVIAGGGDGTVNEVVNGLMALPHDRRPILGIVPLGSANDFATSIGLPLEASKALDAACTLMPQRVDAVEVINEHKATTPSYFLNVTTAGFGAEITANTPKLLKRALGGSAYSLMGVFKAWRHCSYRGRLCWEGGSQQEAIMLLAIANACQAGGGQLLAPEACIDDGLLDILIVKDFSSVRQLPPLLKELNAFARNGQYVDYFTTPWIEVSAESSEAPWPLTLDGEAREHAYFRAEVVPGALQLLMPESSSLLQRNKINDT; encoded by the coding sequence GTGCGTTATCTGTTAATCGTCAATGGAAAAGCCGCGCATGAGCCGGAACTGCGCGACGCGGTGAATGCCGCCAGGAAGGCCGGGATGCCCCTGGATGTGCAGGTAACCTGGGAGCCCGGTGACGCGGCGCGTTTTGCCAAGGTTGCCCCATCACTGGGCTTTACCCATGTCATCGCCGGTGGCGGTGACGGTACGGTCAACGAAGTCGTCAATGGCCTGATGGCCCTGCCCCACGACAGGCGGCCGATTCTGGGTATCGTGCCGCTAGGCAGCGCCAACGATTTCGCCACCTCGATTGGTTTGCCCCTGGAGGCGAGTAAGGCCCTGGATGCCGCTTGTACATTAATGCCTCAGCGGGTGGATGCGGTAGAGGTGATCAATGAGCACAAGGCGACCACGCCGAGTTACTTCTTGAATGTGACCACGGCGGGTTTCGGTGCTGAAATTACTGCCAATACCCCTAAACTTCTCAAGCGAGCCCTGGGAGGTAGCGCCTATTCGTTGATGGGCGTATTCAAGGCATGGCGACATTGCAGTTATCGAGGCCGGCTGTGCTGGGAGGGAGGGAGCCAGCAGGAGGCGATAATGTTGCTGGCGATAGCCAATGCCTGCCAGGCGGGAGGCGGCCAGTTGCTGGCTCCTGAGGCATGTATTGATGATGGCCTTCTGGATATTCTCATCGTCAAGGATTTCTCTTCCGTTCGCCAATTGCCGCCGCTATTGAAGGAACTGAATGCATTTGCCCGCAATGGCCAATACGTGGACTATTTCACCACGCCTTGGATTGAAGTCAGCGCCGAGTCGTCCGAGGCACCGTGGCCCTTGACCCTCGATGGCGAAGCCCGGGAGCACGCTTACTTTCGTGCCGAGGTGGTTCCCGGCGCGTTACAGTTATTGATGCCCGAGTCGTCTTCGCTGTTGCAACGCAACAAGATTAACGACACATGA